From a region of the Trichoderma atroviride chromosome 6, complete sequence genome:
- a CDS encoding uncharacterized protein (EggNog:ENOG41~TransMembrane:3 (i34-53o59-81i142-161o)): protein MEKYSQYRDRATGIAPFLPVSPPSSAISTLTHSLLFLLRLPFFLTYAFTYFLIFHPLPILPVFVRKIALWGLMAIPGIWWIDLQLDGVKRGTLSEQPRERVPHPGSVIAANFTSPIDAIYLAAIFDPVFTVSYPRERKVRRIGLLSAVMMALAPVATGPPAGAKLVDLKDLVKEFPNRVIAVFPEGGTTNGKAILPFSPSILQTPADVHIFPVSIRYTPSDITTPVPGQWLRFLWTLLSRPTTCIRVRIAEGQTNKAAAKTNGDSPGSGSGDLTYRGGTSTGLNGEEQKLLDWIGEALARLSRVKRVGLTLEDKAAFVKAWSGKRA from the exons ATGGAGAAGTACAGCCAGTATCGTGACAGAG CAACCGGCATCGCGCCCTTCCTTCCCGTCTCGCCCCCCAGCTCCGCCATCTCAACCCTCACCCAcagcctcctcttcctcctccgcctgcccttcttcctcacctACGCCTTCACCTACTTCCTCATTTTCCACCCGCTGCCGATCCTCCCCGTCTTCGTCCGCAAGATTGCGCTATGGGGCCTCATGGCCATTCCCGGAATATGGTGGATCGATCTCCAGCTCGACGGCGTCAAGCGCGGCACCCTGTCCGAGCAGCCGCGCGAGAGGGTGCCGCACCCGGGATCCGTCATCGCCGCAAACTTCACGAGTCCGATTGACGCCATCTACCTGGCAGCCATCTTCGACCCGGTCTTTACAGTCTCATACCCGCGAGAGCGCAAGGTCAGGAGGATTGGATTGCTGTCggctgtgatgatggcgctTGCGCCGGTGGCTACGGGACCCCCAGCAGGAGCCAAGCTGGTCGATTTGAAGGATCTCGTCAAGGAATTCCCAAACCGCGTCATCGCCGTGTTCCCCGAAGGCGGCACCACCAACGGCAAGGCTATCCTACCTTTCAGCCCTAGCATTCTCCAAACTCCGGCCGACGTCCACATCTTCCCAGTCAGTATCCGATATACGCCTTCTGATATCACGACTCCTGTCCCGGGCCAGTGGCTGCGCTTTCTGTGGACTTTGCTTTCTCGCCCCACGACCTGCATCCGTGTGCGCATCGCCGAAGGCCAGACGaacaaggctgctgcaaagaCCAACGGCGACAGCCCTGGCAGTGGATCTGGAGATTTGACCTATAGAGGTGGAACAAGCACTGGTCTTAATGGCGAAGAGCAGAAATTACTGGACTGGATAGGCGAGGCTCTGGCAAGGTTGAGCAGAGTCAAAAGGGTAGGCCTGACGCTGGAAGACAAGGCTGCGTTTGTTAAGGCATGGAGCGGGAAAAGGGCATAA
- a CDS encoding uncharacterized protein (EggNog:ENOG41) produces the protein MTNTLWLRQLFDRFHSLRIFAFRDDNRLEDASNPHAKASMPAMPEEKSMLRPLQRPETDSRQQHGLTSKDSQRNATKSSADAPPREGIDAQEMEHQRYGEAQPQLVPSDVIETMMMGKGRRAESLGGV, from the exons ATGACCAATACGTT GTGGCTGCGGCAATTATTTGATCGATTTCATTCTCTTAGAATCTTTGCTTTTCGGGACGACAACCGTCTTGAGGACGCGTCCAACCCTCACGCCAAGGCATCGATGCCGGCGATGCCAGAGGAGAAGTCGATGCTCCGACCGCTGCAGCGACCAGAGACAGATTCAAGACAGCAGCACGGCTTGACATCTAAAGACAGCCAGCGAAACGCCACCAAATCAAGTGCAGATGCGCCGCCGAGGGAGGGAATCGATGCGCAGGAGATGGAGCATCAGCGATACGGAGAGGCGCAGCCGCAGCTTGTGCCGAGCGATGTGATtgagacgatgatgatgggcaAGGGACGGAGGGCGGAGAGCCTTGGGGGCGTATAG
- a CDS encoding uncharacterized protein (EggNog:ENOG41) produces MPTLRERKNPNPTKGTKVDLGKDAPVSQEAAGLVKGGSLAAESYGEGGEFDQNRNAQPEGVSGSRRETSFLEDAANLQRSGGRQAKSAVAGAAPMKDTKGPHGRKIKEGFSSDDKDSDGLQRALRAEPGSEDDPSRLAERQMLQGNSLGARGAGPRQGEMAGETRYDVLKNEVDS; encoded by the exons ATGCCTACTCTGCGAGAACGCAAGAATCCTAATCCTACCAAAGGCACTAAA GTCGACTTGGGCAAAGACGCTCCGGTTAGCCAGGAAGCTGCAGGTCTTGTGAAGGGGGGGTCGCTCGCTGCAGAATCATATGGAGAAGGCGGCGAGTTTGATCAGAACAGGAATGCCCAGCCTGAAGGCGTGTCGGGCAGCCGAAGAGAGACCAGTTTCTTAGAAGATGCCGCCAACCTACAAAGGTCTGGCGGTCGCCAGGCAAAGAGCGCTGTTGCCGGCGCGGCGCCCATGAAAGACACAAAAGGCCCCCATGGGAGAAAGATCAAAGAAGGGTTTAGTAGCGACGACAAGGACAGCGACGGGCTTCAGAGGGCGTTGAGGGCCGAGCCGGGGAGTGAGGATGATCCAAGTCGGTTGGCGGAGaggcagatgctgcaggGGAATAGTTTGGGTGCAAGAGGAGCTGGACCGAGGCAGGGCGAGATGGCGGGGGAGACGAGGTATGATGTGTTGAAGAATGAGGTTGATTCGTGA
- a CDS encoding uncharacterized protein (EggNog:ENOG41), whose protein sequence is MTAPKAIAVVICSTRPHRINPFVAGYVASVIQSVPQTTAKVELLDLATLNLPLYNEPVVPSYLPADDPTPHYQYEHTRAWSALVRKYDGFIFVTPQYNWSVPSSLKNALDYVFHEWSGKPAGIVTYGARGGVKAETHLREILKGLRMNVAEATVALKIPRGDAKGVEAETLMKEAWETEGADERIKALFAGVLELFGIEA, encoded by the coding sequence ATGACAGCCCCCAAAGCAATCGCCGTCGTCATCTGCAGCACTCGCCCTCACCGCATCAACCCCTTTGTCGCCGGCTACGTTGCCTCCGTCATCCAATCCGTGCCTCAGACTACCGCCAAGGTGGAATTACTCGATTTGGCCACTCTCAATCTCCCGCTGTACAACGAGCCTGTCGTACCAAGCTATCTCCCAGCTGATGATCCCACGCCGCATTATCAGTACGAACACACCCGCGCCTGGTCGGCTCTTGTCCGCAAATATGACGGCTTCATTTTTGTCACGCCGCAATACAACTGGTCCGTCCCGTCGAGTTTGAAGAATGCGCTCGACTATGTATTCCATGAATGGAGCGGGAAGCCCGCCGGAATTGTCACCTATGGCGCCAGAGGGGGTGTGAAAGCTGAGACTCACTTGCGAGAGATTTTGAAAGGTCTGAGGATGAATGTCGCCGAAGCAACTGTGGCACTGAAGATTCCCAGAGGGGATGCCAAGGGGGTAGAGGCGGAGACGTTGATGAAGGAGGCCTGGGAGACTGAAGGCGCAGATGAGAGAATCAAGGCGTTGTTTGCCGGTGTATTGGAACTTTTCGGAATAGAGGCATAG